The Palaemon carinicauda isolate YSFRI2023 chromosome 43, ASM3689809v2, whole genome shotgun sequence genome window below encodes:
- the LOC137633779 gene encoding uncharacterized protein — protein sequence MTIQCCKGYDGIWDPTFQISPNIRNLQVSLPDQPSLDAFCRSLEKTKEIKSLVIRFSVNDVSSVSRPIPFLEKDPNVIVFVEDVKEEDIEKVGDILRTLQPQDARRSFTGIWFPLSSLGRTRSPEVILRLLASLKGVRVRDYIRFPEEERPDDEALVREMDLKAKESTGCRNGVYW from the exons atGACAATACAATG ttgtaaggGATACGAcggcatctgggacccaacgttccaaatctCTCCAAATATTAGGAACCTTCAAGTGAGTCTTCCAGACCAACCCAgtctcgacgccttctgtcgatctttggaaaagacaaaagagaTTAAATCTTTAG ttattcgcttcagtgtcaacgacgtcagcagcgtcagtcgccccatccctttcttggagaaggatccaAATGTCATTGTCTTTGTCgaggacgtcaaggaagaagacatcgagaaggttggggacatccttcggacattgcaaccacaggatgcaaggag atcgttcaCGGGAATCTGGTTTCCTCTGTcttccctggggaggacgaggagccctgaggtcatcctcagactcctcgcctccttgaagggagtcagggtgagagacTACATCCGGTTCCCAGAagaagaacgaccagatgacgaagccttagtcagagagatggatcttaaggcaaaggaatccaccggatgtagaaATGGTGTTtattggtga